The Panicum hallii strain FIL2 chromosome 9, PHallii_v3.1, whole genome shotgun sequence genome has a window encoding:
- the LOC112876358 gene encoding peroxidase A2-like, whose amino-acid sequence MASSASPRSATATAVVAVVVAAALCLHGATAQLCEDYYDDTCPDAYDIVKQVLIQAHESDVRIYASLIRLHFHDCFVQGCDASLLLDTVPGMQSEKESPPNNGSARGYEVVDAAKAALEDACPGVVSCADILAIASEISVELSGGPSWGVLLGRLDGKTSDFNGSLDLPAPFENLTELQRKFKDVGLNDVDLVALSGAHTFGRVQCQNVAAGMADRLYNFSGTNMPDPTLDSAYRAFLSRRCPKNVNGEVLNDLDPTTPDTFDNHYYTNIEVNRGFLISDQELKSSPQAQGTTAPIVDRFAGSQDAFFASFAQSMINMGNIRPVTDPSQGEVRTNCRRVN is encoded by the exons ATGGCTTCCTCCGCTTCTCCTCgttccgccaccgccaccgccgtcgtGGCCGTTGTCGTGGCGGCCGCGCTGTGCCTCCACGGCGCGACGGCGCAGCTGTGCGAGGACTACTACGACGACACGTGCCCTGACGCATACGACATCGTGAAGCAGGTGCTCATCCAGGCGCACGAGTCTGACGTCCGCATCTACGCCAGCCTCATCCGCCTCCACTTCCACGACTGCTTCGTCCAG GGCTGCGACGCGTCGCTGCTGCTGGACACTGTCCCGGGCATGCAGTCGGAGAAGGAGTCGCCGCCCAACaacggctcggcgcgcgggtaCGAGGTGGTGGACGCCGCCAAGGCGGCGCTGGAGGACGCCTGCCCCGGCGTCGTCTCCTGCGCCGACATCCTCGCCATCGCATCCGAGATCTCCGTCGAGCTG TCAGGAGGCCCCAGCTGGGGTGTGCTGCTGGGGAGGCTGGACGGCAAAACGTCAGACTTCAACGGCTCCCTCGACCTGCCGGCGCCCTTCGAGAATCTCACCGAGCTCCAGAGAAAGTTCAAGGACGTCGGCCTTAACGACGTCGACCTCGTCGCCCTCTCAGGTGCACACACGTTCGGCAGGGTGCAATGCCAGAACGTCGCCGCCGGCATGGCCGACCGGCTCTACAACTTCAGCGGCACCAACATGCCTGACCCGACCCTGGACTCGGCCTACCGGGCGTTCCTGTCCCGGAGGTGCCCGAAGAACGTCAACGGCGAGGTCCTGAATGACCTGGACCCGACGACGCCGGACACCTTCGACAACCACTACTACACCAACATCGAGGTCAACCGGGGCTTCCTCATCTCCGACCAGGAGCTCAAGTCGTCGCCCCAGGCGCAGGGCACCACGGCGCCCATCGTCGACCGGTTCGCCGGCAGCCAGGACGCCTTCTTCGCGAGCTTCGCGCAGTCCATGATCAACATGGGGAACATCAGGCCGGTCACGGATCCGTCACAGGGAGAGGTCCGTACCAACTGCAGGAGGGTCAACTGA
- the LOC112873124 gene encoding protein FAR1-RELATED SEQUENCE 5-like translates to MTTPTAIPAPAASADVPWRILDEDEFADPLHHTTPLTPPTTVPPGALQTPDAAQIIYPDSNIAPVFVLGVRQVFPTMNDAYDFYKDYCKIARFSLRTDRTSKETSHWVCSRRGWHESKAGEVPNKTEKGLKRCGCPAYVKVKEDKKRKLWYFDHDVDADPKTGVLKNIFWSHASRRAEYRDFGDVITFDTTHKTNSKDMPLAMFVGANNNLKNVTFGQALIGDESTGSFKWLFETFMACMGGRQPHAIMTDEDLAMSQEIAMVFDKSQHRNCYWHIIRPWEFELDQLYTLHKNKNLKERLESLINYPLGPTQFEVEWRELVDECGIADHPAIKALWDKRERWIAAYFKGMYYGRMTST, encoded by the exons ATGACGACGCCTACTGCTATACCAGCTCCTGCGGCAAGCGCGGATGTCCCTTGGCGAATTCTCGACGAGGACGAATTTGCTGATCCCCTACATCACACGACGCCGCTGACGCCGCCCACCACAGTTCCTCCAGGGGCGTTGCAGACTCCAGATGCTGCACAGATTATCTACCCA GATTCAAATATAGCTCCTGTGTTTGTGCTGGGAGTGAGGCAGGTATTCCCTACAATGAATGATGCTTACGACTTTTACAAAGATTATTGTAAGATAGCCAGGTTCAGTTTAAGGACTGACAGGACTAGCAAAGAAACAAGCCACTGGGTCTGCTCCAGGAGAGGGTGGCATGAAAGCAAAGCGGGGGAGGTGCCAAACAAGACtgaaaaagggttaaaaagGTGCGGCTGCCCTGCATATGTCAAAGTTAAGGAGGACAAGAAGCGGAAGCTATGGTACTTTGACCAT GATGTAGATGCAGATCCAAAAACTGGGGTGCTGAAGAACATCTTCTGGAGCCATGCAAGCCGGAGGGCTGAATATAGGGATTTTGGAGATGTCATTACATTTGACACAACACACAAAACAAATAGTAAGGATATGCCGCTTGCCATGTTTGTTGGGGCCAACAATAACTTAAAGAATGTTACATTTGGACAAGCGCTGATTGGTGACGAATCTACTGGATCGTTCAAATGGTTGTTTGAGACCTTCATGGCATGCATGGGTGGTCGGCAGCCTCATGCCATCATGACAG ATGAGGATCTGGCTATGAGTCAGGAAATAGCGATGGTCTTTGACAAATCACAACATAGAAACTGCTACTGGCACATCATAAGGCCATGGGAGTTTGAGCTGGACCAGCTGTACACCCTCCACAAGAATAAGAACTTGAAAGAAAGATTAGAATCGTTGATAAATTATCCACTGGGGCCAACGCAATTCGAGGTCGAATGGCGGGAGCTAGTTGACGAATGTGGCATTGCTGATCACCCAGCAATAAAAGCCCTGTGGGATAAGAGGGAGAGATGGATTGCAGCTTACTTCAAGGGAATGTACTATGGTAGGATGACATCAACATAG